The Halorubrum salinarum genome segment TCGTTCCGCGTGACGACGAAGGTCGGAAGCGACTGAGACGGTCCGTCGAATCGGACGATCGCTTCCGGCCGGCTCGGACGGTCGATCCGGCCGACTCGGACGCTCTCTGATCGGTCGACTCGGGCGATCTCCGATCGGTCGGTTCAGCCGTTCAGTCCGCCGCGAGCCGCTCTCCGAGGAACGCCGCGGCCGCCTCGCCCACCGTTCCGCTCCGCCCGACGAAGAAGTGGTCCGACTCGAACGCGACCGTCTCGATCCCCAGTTCCCCCGCGCGCTCGACCACGGGCTCCCAGTCGGCCGTCGAGTCCCGGGTCGCGTACAGCACGCGCGTCGGCACGCCGCGCTCGGCGAGGTCGCCGAGCGCCGCGACCGTGTCGACGTCGGGGTTCAGACGGGCCGTCGGCGCGAGCGCGCAGACGCCCGCGAGGTCGGGTCGCGAGGCGGCCGCGACGAGCGCGACCGTGCCGCCGAACGAGAAGCCGAAGAGGCCGACGCGGTCGTAGCGCTCGCGCGCCCAGCCGACCGCCGCGTCCGCGTCGGTGGTCTCGCCGTACCCCTCGTCCCAGTCGCCGTAGTCGAACCGGAGGCAGTCGACCCCGCGGTCGGTCAGGGCGTCGCTCACGGCGCGCAGCCGCTCGTCGCCGCGGTGGCCGCGCTGCTGCGGGTGCGGCGGACAGGCGACGACGACCGCGTCCGCGCGCGGCGCGTCGTCGGAACCTTCTCGGGCGCCGTCGCTCGCGGCGGTATCGAGCGTGGCGCGCACGTCGCGGCCGCCGGGGATCAGGACGGTGTCGCTCACTGGGTCCGGACTCCGCGGTCGCCGTCGTTCCCGCTCACGGGACCTGCGTCACGCGGTCGACGTTATCGAGGGCGGCGAGGTCGGCCGCGAGCGCCTCCTGGTCGACGCCCGCCTCGTAGTAGAACACGATGTCGAAGGCGCCGTCGCGGAGGAGCTGCTGGCACTCCCAGACGAACTCCTCGCCGTCGAGTGTCAGCCCCTGGAACTGGTTCGACGAGAAGTTCGTGTCGTCGTTGCCCGCCTCGATGTACGTCTCGCCCTTGTCGGCGTGGTCGGCGATGACGTCGTTGGCGGCGACCGTCAGCTCGTGCATCTCCAAGTCCTGCTGGCCGTCGAGGTCCGTATGGACGATACAGCCCACCAGCTCGATGTCGCCGGGCTCTAAGAGGGCCTTCGTACGGGTGTATAGGTCGGCGTCGACGGTCTCGCTCATGGGTTACCGTTCCGGCTCCCGTAATAAACGGGTGACGGTTCACCGGGCGGAGGGCGCCGGACGACGACGCGCCTCAGCGCCGGAGCGACACGACGACGCCGTCCCCGCTCGCGTCGGCCTCGACCAGGCCGTCGTCCGCGAGGTCGTCGACGAGTCCCCGGAGCCACTCCCGGCCGTGGTCGCCGTCGGGCGCGTAGTCGACGCGGATCCGGTGGCCGAGCGCGTCCAGCTCCATCTCCTCGTGCTCGCCGAGCAGGCGGACGATCCGGCCGCGGAACTGCCGGCGGCTCCCCTCGAAGCTCGGCTGCTCCGGCACGTCGGGCGCGGTGAAGTCGCCGGTCTGGTAGGCGTGGCACCACTCGCGCCACGGGCAGCCCGCCTCGTCGCAGCGCGGCTTCTTCCCGCAGGCGACGCCGCCGAGCTCCATGACCGCGTTGTTCCAGACCCGGGACTCGCCCGCGGGCATGAGCGCCGAGGCGATCCGCTCGAACGCGTCGTCGTCGTCCGGGGCGTCGAACGCGCGGTACAGCACCCGCTTCACGTTGGTGTCGACGACGGCGTCGCCGTTATTGAACGCGAACGACGCCACCGCGTTGGCGGTGTACGGGCCGACGCCCATCAGCTCGCGCAGCCCCTCCGGGTCCTGCGGGAACGCCCCCTCGTAGTCGTCCTCGACCTGCCCGGCCGCCTCTTGGAGGTACTTCGCGCGGTTGTTGTACCCCAGCGAGTGGTCGGACCAGAAGGCGACCACGTCGGCGCGGTCGGCCGCGGCGAGGGCGGCCGTCGTCGGCCACTCGTCGAGGAAGTCCTCCCACGCCGGCACGACCCGGTCGAGCTGGGTCTGCTGGCTCATCACCTCGCTGACGAGGACCTCGTAGGGGTCCTCCGTGCGGCGCCACGGGAAGTCCCGGTGGTCCGCCTCGTACCAGTCGACGAGCGCGCCGCGGACCGCGTCGAGGTCGGCCGGGAGCTCGGGAATGCCCTCCGCGTCGGTCATGCGGATCGCTCCGGCCGGCGGCGGTTTATCCGTGCTGGTCCCCGTCGGCGACGACGGGCTCCATCGTCCGCGGGTCGCGGTCGGGGCCGGGGTACGCCCCGCCGACGGCGTCCGGGTACAGCTTCGCGGGGTCGAACACCGTCGCGAACGCGCGCGGCTCCCGGACGCTCACGGGGAGTCGGTCGCGGAGCCCGGCCGCGGCCCCCGGCCCGGTCAGCGACGGGTCGAGGCTCACG includes the following:
- a CDS encoding HhH-GPD family protein, whose product is MTDAEGIPELPADLDAVRGALVDWYEADHRDFPWRRTEDPYEVLVSEVMSQQTQLDRVVPAWEDFLDEWPTTAALAAADRADVVAFWSDHSLGYNNRAKYLQEAAGQVEDDYEGAFPQDPEGLRELMGVGPYTANAVASFAFNNGDAVVDTNVKRVLYRAFDAPDDDDAFERIASALMPAGESRVWNNAVMELGGVACGKKPRCDEAGCPWREWCHAYQTGDFTAPDVPEQPSFEGSRRQFRGRIVRLLGEHEEMELDALGHRIRVDYAPDGDHGREWLRGLVDDLADDGLVEADASGDGVVVSLRR
- a CDS encoding alpha/beta hydrolase: MSDTVLIPGGRDVRATLDTAASDGAREGSDDAPRADAVVVACPPHPQQRGHRGDERLRAVSDALTDRGVDCLRFDYGDWDEGYGETTDADAAVGWARERYDRVGLFGFSFGGTVALVAAASRPDLAGVCALAPTARLNPDVDTVAALGDLAERGVPTRVLYATRDSTADWEPVVERAGELGIETVAFESDHFFVGRSGTVGEAAAAFLGERLAAD
- a CDS encoding DUF5778 family protein, whose protein sequence is MSETVDADLYTRTKALLEPGDIELVGCIVHTDLDGQQDLEMHELTVAANDVIADHADKGETYIEAGNDDTNFSSNQFQGLTLDGEEFVWECQQLLRDGAFDIVFYYEAGVDQEALAADLAALDNVDRVTQVP